One genomic segment of Borrelia miyamotoi includes these proteins:
- the frr gene encoding ribosome recycling factor encodes MEEYKALLDEKMNKVILSLESEYKSLRTGRISSTLFNKISVDYYGEKIPLTRVANISIPEARLVVIQPWDKSLLSKIEQAILNSDLFMNPSNDGSVLRIKVPVLTIERRKEIVKQAKKIADEYKVAARNIRQELNSRAKKQERDSQITEDDLRRILDDIQKSTNFYIKKIEEIFDLKTKEIMEI; translated from the coding sequence ATGGAGGAATATAAGGCTTTATTGGATGAGAAAATGAATAAAGTTATTTTATCTCTTGAGAGTGAATATAAATCTTTAAGAACAGGTAGAATTAGTAGTACTCTTTTTAATAAAATATCAGTTGATTATTATGGAGAAAAAATCCCTTTAACTAGGGTTGCTAATATTAGTATTCCTGAGGCAAGACTTGTTGTAATTCAACCTTGGGATAAAAGTTTGCTTTCTAAGATAGAGCAGGCCATACTTAATTCAGATCTTTTTATGAATCCTTCAAATGATGGTTCAGTACTTAGAATTAAAGTTCCTGTATTGACTATTGAGAGACGTAAAGAAATAGTAAAACAGGCAAAAAAAATTGCGGATGAATATAAGGTTGCGGCTAGGAATATAAGGCAAGAATTAAATAGTAGAGCTAAGAAACAAGAGAGAGATTCTCAGATTACTGAGGATGATTTACGACGGATTTTGGATGATATTCAAAAAAGTACTAATTTTTATATCAAAAAAATAGAAGAAATTTTTGATTTGAAAACAAAAGAGATAATGGAAATTTGA
- the tsf gene encoding translation elongation factor Ts, with product MSSINPQEVKKLRDATGAGFGDCKKALDAVGGDFELAKKKLREMGIASADKRSGRDAKEGRVFSYANKARVGLLLVSCETDFVAINSDFVTFGNLLIRQLVESGNDSLDEHQELEIKNLASTIKENIYVNRIYTTNIASNEIVKSYLHGEQSKIGVFIKLKVDNVSKIEDERLNSLAMDLALHVAAFAPLYLSVNDISPSYVKEQEEIFMKQLEVGGKPENVIKGIVSGKLKKHLREIVLLEQSFVKDDKLTVKEKIEEVAKSISTEIEIIDFKYLSVG from the coding sequence ATGAGTAGTATTAATCCTCAAGAGGTGAAAAAGCTCAGAGATGCAACTGGGGCTGGATTTGGTGATTGCAAGAAAGCATTAGATGCTGTTGGTGGTGACTTTGAGTTAGCTAAGAAAAAGCTCAGAGAGATGGGTATTGCATCAGCTGATAAAAGAAGTGGTAGAGATGCTAAGGAGGGACGGGTATTCTCTTATGCAAATAAAGCGAGAGTAGGTCTTTTGCTTGTTTCATGTGAAACAGATTTTGTTGCTATTAATAGTGATTTTGTAACTTTTGGAAATCTTTTGATAAGACAATTAGTTGAGAGTGGCAATGATTCTTTAGATGAGCATCAAGAACTTGAAATTAAAAATTTAGCATCTACAATAAAAGAAAATATTTATGTAAATAGAATTTATACTACGAATATTGCATCTAATGAAATTGTAAAAAGTTATCTTCATGGAGAGCAATCTAAGATAGGTGTGTTTATTAAATTAAAAGTAGATAATGTTTCAAAAATAGAAGATGAGAGATTAAATAGTCTTGCAATGGATTTGGCTTTGCATGTAGCAGCTTTTGCTCCACTTTATTTAAGTGTGAATGATATTTCTCCTAGTTATGTCAAAGAGCAGGAAGAAATATTTATGAAACAGTTGGAAGTTGGTGGGAAACCTGAGAATGTAATTAAGGGAATAGTATCTGGAAAACTTAAAAAGCATTTAAGAGAGATTGTTCTTTTAGAACAATCGTTTGTAAAGGATGATAAACTTACTGTTAAGGAGAAGATCGAAGAGGTTGCCAAATCAATTTCGACTGAGATAGAAATAATAGATTTTAAATATTTAAGTGTTGGATAA
- the rpsB gene encoding 30S ribosomal protein S2: protein MAVITMKSLLEAGVHFGHQVKRLDPRMKRFIFSERNEIHILDLQKTLQGIKDSYELVQNIVKSGKKVLFVGTKKQASEIIEQEAKRSDMPYVNNRWLGGMLSNFNTIKKSVQRLKKLEKMEIDGTFEMISKKEVSQLNREKLKLSKNLTGIKDMEELPGAIFIIDPKREQIVINEARKIGIPIISVVDTNCNPDVIDCPIPGNDDAIRSVALFTKIISDAILESDKEVGIQIVENLNEEDLMSQIEVKNDKKELEGYKGE, encoded by the coding sequence TTGGCAGTTATTACTATGAAAAGCCTTTTAGAGGCTGGAGTTCATTTTGGGCATCAGGTAAAAAGGCTTGATCCAAGAATGAAAAGATTTATCTTTTCAGAGAGAAATGAAATACATATTTTGGATTTGCAAAAAACTTTACAAGGTATCAAAGATTCTTATGAACTTGTTCAAAATATTGTAAAGAGTGGTAAGAAAGTTTTGTTTGTTGGAACTAAAAAGCAAGCAAGCGAAATAATTGAGCAGGAGGCTAAAAGAAGTGATATGCCTTATGTTAACAATAGATGGCTTGGTGGAATGCTTTCTAACTTTAATACTATTAAGAAATCAGTTCAAAGATTGAAAAAATTGGAAAAGATGGAAATTGATGGAACTTTTGAGATGATTAGCAAAAAAGAAGTTTCTCAACTTAATCGTGAGAAATTAAAGTTATCTAAAAATTTGACTGGAATTAAAGATATGGAAGAACTTCCTGGTGCTATTTTCATTATTGATCCTAAAAGAGAGCAAATAGTGATTAATGAGGCTAGAAAGATTGGTATTCCTATCATTTCGGTTGTTGATACAAATTGTAACCCAGATGTAATTGACTGTCCAATTCCTGGCAATGATGATGCAATTCGTTCTGTTGCTTTATTTACTAAAATAATATCTGATGCTATTTTGGAAAGTGATAAAGAAGTTGGAATTCAGATAGTTGAAAACTTGAATGAAGAAGATTTAATGAGCCAAATTGAAGTTAAGAATGACAAAAAGGAATTAGAAGGATATAAAGGAGAGTAG
- a CDS encoding tetratricopeptide repeat protein gives MFKSKFFIGILTVIVFLAVIAFFYVSVDVDYVKTGGEVVENLERDLNIYLRTKDEEEKRKLEFKIEAAISDGHDIAYEFIPRFYLARSTYFQNKGLYKKAIDDLDMIIDSKWIERDLAYINKAVVYEKMGQPENALLIYDDVIKQTRLDFIKIRALLSKAALIEVRDKKLAVEIYEKISNFSYENNLYINLAKNKLLQLR, from the coding sequence ATGTTTAAAAGTAAATTTTTTATAGGCATTCTTACAGTTATTGTTTTTTTGGCAGTTATAGCTTTTTTTTATGTTTCTGTGGATGTAGATTATGTCAAGACAGGAGGGGAAGTAGTAGAGAACCTGGAGAGGGATTTAAATATTTATTTAAGAACAAAGGATGAAGAAGAAAAACGTAAATTAGAATTTAAGATAGAGGCAGCTATAAGTGATGGACATGATATTGCATATGAATTTATTCCTCGTTTTTATCTTGCAAGGTCTACTTATTTCCAAAACAAAGGTTTATATAAGAAAGCTATTGATGATTTAGATATGATTATTGATTCCAAGTGGATTGAAAGAGATCTTGCCTATATTAATAAAGCTGTGGTTTATGAAAAAATGGGACAACCGGAGAATGCTTTATTGATATATGATGATGTGATTAAGCAGACTAGATTGGATTTTATTAAAATTAGGGCTTTGCTTAGTAAAGCGGCATTAATTGAAGTTAGAGATAAAAAGTTGGCTGTTGAGATATATGAAAAAATTTCTAATTTTTCTTATGAAAATAACTTATATATTAATCTTGCTAAGAATAAGCTTTTGCAGCTTAGATGA
- a CDS encoding 30S ribosomal protein S1, translating into MENQEDLQENYLKVLEKIELGSNVAGVVINIMKDYVLVDIGYKSEGFIRIDEFETIPSVGNKLNAIVTKIGGELGLVLSVTKLDSLNLQDKVDEYIANKKVLKGKVLVELSSGYKIQINEDVVGFMPSYLSSKSRDERLKRGSVIEFYIVQADKTDGFKLILDRRSLERDREVVKKKEFVSSCSEGDIVDGIVERITDYGAIIRVKNLVLGVLHKRNIAFSRVENVEDFIRVGDKLRLKIIKLSLNVGKMELSLKDLKTNPWDSVESKYKVESIVKGKVVKILPFGAVVELDSEISGFLHISNFSWVRVIKSPQELVKVGQIVEVKILEIDKENQKISLGIKQVNDNPWNSLYERCAVGKVVQGIVKNITKTGAFVSLEEGIDAYISKFDISWIDEVNPEEYFKLGSSINGKVIEFDAKKQNIRLGIKQLEENPWDDFSKSYKRGDILEVEIVEKKSKGVQVRVYGKIMGFISKIQLGDTKESSLDTFESLSIGDKLKVMITNIDFKNKLVLLSYRAYKEQKSSEEISSYLFKENDEESYRPFEDLLKRNSDV; encoded by the coding sequence ATGGAAAATCAAGAAGATTTACAAGAAAATTATCTAAAGGTTCTTGAAAAAATAGAACTGGGTAGTAATGTTGCTGGTGTTGTTATAAATATCATGAAAGATTATGTGCTTGTAGATATTGGTTATAAGTCTGAAGGTTTTATTAGAATTGATGAATTTGAAACCATTCCAAGTGTTGGGAACAAACTTAATGCAATAGTTACGAAGATAGGGGGAGAGTTGGGATTAGTTCTTAGTGTTACAAAGCTTGATTCTCTTAATTTGCAAGATAAGGTTGATGAGTATATTGCAAATAAAAAAGTGCTTAAAGGTAAGGTGTTGGTTGAGCTTTCAAGTGGCTATAAGATTCAAATTAATGAAGATGTAGTAGGATTTATGCCGTCTTATTTAAGCTCTAAGTCTAGGGATGAAAGATTAAAAAGAGGCTCAGTTATTGAGTTTTATATTGTTCAAGCGGATAAAACAGATGGTTTTAAACTGATTCTTGATAGACGGTCTTTGGAGAGAGATCGGGAGGTTGTGAAGAAAAAAGAATTTGTTAGTTCTTGTAGTGAGGGAGATATCGTCGATGGAATTGTTGAAAGAATTACTGATTATGGTGCTATTATAAGAGTTAAGAATCTTGTTTTAGGAGTATTGCATAAAAGAAATATTGCATTTAGTCGTGTTGAAAATGTTGAGGATTTTATTCGTGTTGGTGATAAATTAAGATTAAAAATTATCAAATTAAGTTTAAATGTGGGGAAGATGGAGTTGTCCCTTAAAGATTTGAAGACAAATCCTTGGGACTCTGTTGAATCTAAGTATAAGGTTGAAAGTATTGTGAAGGGTAAAGTTGTCAAAATATTGCCCTTTGGAGCTGTAGTTGAACTTGATAGTGAGATATCAGGATTTTTGCATATAAGTAATTTTTCTTGGGTAAGAGTTATAAAAAGTCCCCAAGAATTAGTTAAAGTTGGACAAATTGTAGAAGTTAAAATTTTGGAGATAGACAAAGAAAATCAAAAAATATCTTTAGGCATTAAGCAAGTTAATGATAATCCGTGGAATAGTTTATATGAAAGATGTGCTGTTGGTAAGGTTGTGCAGGGTATTGTTAAAAATATTACAAAGACGGGTGCTTTTGTTAGTCTTGAAGAAGGTATAGATGCATATATTAGTAAGTTCGACATTTCCTGGATTGATGAGGTTAATCCCGAGGAATACTTTAAGTTGGGAAGTTCAATTAATGGTAAAGTTATTGAATTTGATGCAAAGAAGCAAAATATTAGGTTGGGAATTAAACAGTTGGAAGAAAATCCTTGGGATGATTTTTCTAAGAGCTATAAGAGAGGTGATATTCTTGAGGTTGAAATTGTGGAGAAGAAATCAAAAGGAGTTCAGGTAAGAGTTTATGGGAAAATAATGGGATTTATCAGTAAAATTCAACTTGGAGATACTAAAGAGTCCAGTTTAGATACTTTTGAAAGTTTGAGTATTGGGGACAAACTTAAAGTTATGATTACTAATATTGACTTTAAAAATAAATTAGTTTTGCTTTCTTATAGAGCATATAAGGAGCAAAAATCAAGCGAAGAAATTTCTTCTTATTTGTTTAAGGAAAATGATGAGGAGTCTTATAGGCCATTTGAAGATCTATTGAAGAGGAATTCTGATGTTTAA